From a region of the Bermanella marisrubri genome:
- a CDS encoding DUF481 domain-containing protein, giving the protein MIRFGSLLLTSLLASNVAMAEEETSNKNNTDAQSEEKKAIEGEFELGFISTTGNTETSSLKSKLAVIHDLDHWRNNYQFSSFYKDETVEENGVETTEVSAEKYFASVQGDYKLINNGSALFLYASYEDDRFSGYNYQQSYALGYSNQVLNNKVHKLNYNVGPGYSFSELNDGDTEEGGFLRLAVDYRYRISENARFTQKISTQAAFESDDNTKSKSETGLAATLIGNLSIKAAITVDHNTNVPDDTEKTDTETSLSILYLF; this is encoded by the coding sequence ATGATTCGCTTTGGCAGCCTTTTATTAACCAGTTTATTGGCAAGCAACGTCGCCATGGCTGAAGAAGAAACCTCTAATAAAAACAATACGGATGCGCAATCGGAAGAGAAAAAGGCCATCGAGGGTGAATTCGAACTAGGCTTTATCAGTACGACAGGCAATACTGAAACCAGCTCTCTGAAAAGCAAGTTAGCGGTCATTCACGACTTAGATCATTGGCGCAACAACTATCAGTTCAGTAGTTTTTACAAAGATGAAACTGTTGAAGAAAACGGCGTCGAAACAACAGAGGTGAGTGCAGAAAAATACTTTGCCTCAGTGCAGGGCGACTATAAGCTCATTAACAACGGTTCCGCGCTGTTCCTTTATGCCTCTTATGAAGATGACCGATTTAGCGGTTACAACTACCAACAATCTTACGCATTAGGTTATTCAAACCAAGTGCTAAACAATAAAGTGCATAAACTTAATTACAATGTGGGTCCTGGTTATAGCTTTAGCGAACTTAACGACGGCGACACCGAAGAAGGTGGTTTCTTGCGTTTGGCGGTTGATTATCGCTATCGAATCAGTGAAAACGCCCGCTTTACTCAAAAAATCAGCACACAAGCAGCTTTCGAGAGCGATGATAATACCAAGAGCAAGTCAGAAACGGGCTTGGCTGCGACCTTAATTGGAAACTTGAGTATAAAAGCCGCGATTACAGTGGACCATAATACAAACGTTCCAGACGATACAGAGAAGACAGATACAGAAACCAGCCTTTCAATTTTGTATCTGTTTTAA
- a CDS encoding sterol desaturase family protein, with translation MQDWIIQYEPQVRMSVFFGLLSFLFLVQQCFPRRPLSGSKLYRWGNNLGLVFFNSFVMRVFIPTTTVAVALWVEQKQWGIFNVWQPNFALQVILSLLLLDCLIYWQHRLFHSVPVLWRLHRVHHMDQNIDVTTGSRFHPIEIALSLFIKFIAVLLFGVDAVAIILFEVILNGTAMFNHANLRLPLTFDKWLRLLIVTPDMHRVHHSQRPEETDSNFGFNLSIWDRVFRSYVDQPRFGHEKMRIGLREFTDAKVTQSFIGMLVSPFQTSRHSVKKKAS, from the coding sequence ATGCAAGACTGGATTATCCAATATGAACCACAGGTACGCATGAGCGTTTTCTTTGGTTTGTTAAGCTTCTTATTTTTAGTACAGCAGTGTTTTCCACGACGTCCCCTGTCTGGATCAAAGCTCTATCGTTGGGGCAATAACCTTGGTCTGGTCTTCTTTAATAGCTTTGTCATGCGAGTATTTATTCCTACTACAACGGTTGCCGTAGCGTTGTGGGTCGAACAAAAGCAGTGGGGAATATTTAATGTTTGGCAACCAAATTTTGCGCTTCAAGTTATATTGAGCTTGTTGCTTTTAGACTGTCTGATCTACTGGCAACATCGCTTGTTTCATTCAGTGCCCGTGTTATGGCGATTACATCGAGTGCATCATATGGATCAAAATATCGATGTCACCACTGGTTCTCGTTTTCATCCCATTGAAATTGCCTTGTCACTTTTCATTAAATTTATCGCGGTTCTGTTATTCGGCGTTGATGCTGTCGCTATTATTTTGTTCGAGGTGATTTTGAATGGTACCGCCATGTTTAATCATGCAAACTTAAGATTACCGCTTACATTTGATAAATGGCTGCGCTTGTTGATTGTCACACCTGACATGCATAGGGTTCATCATTCACAAAGACCTGAAGAGACGGACTCTAATTTTGGTTTTAATTTGTCGATATGGGATCGAGTATTTAGATCCTATGTCGATCAACCACGGTTTGGGCATGAAAAAATGCGCATTGGTCTGCGAGAATTTACGGATGCAAAAGTGACTCAATCATTCATAGGTATGTTGGTATCACCGTTTCAAACCTCAAGACATTCGGTCAAAAAAAAAGCCAGCTAA